A genome region from Staphylococcus capitis subsp. capitis includes the following:
- a CDS encoding DUF1413 domain-containing protein: protein MSYYDRVLKLREEKHRTAFEFHFEDLFTEEEWLNMSIKERQKEEKAFRHEVEKMEDVRLPFASRDAAKNKLFNITYEYNGIKKNFKQNDKKENPRGRITQ from the coding sequence ATGTCTTATTATGATCGCGTTCTAAAGTTAAGAGAAGAAAAGCACCGTACTGCATTTGAATTTCATTTCGAGGATTTATTTACTGAAGAAGAATGGTTAAATATGTCTATAAAAGAACGTCAAAAAGAAGAAAAAGCTTTTAGACATGAAGTTGAGAAAATGGAAGACGTGAGATTACCATTTGCGAGTAGAGATGCAGCAAAGAATAAGTTATTTAATATCACTTATGAATATAATGGTATTAAAAAGAACTTTAAACAAAATGATAAAAAAGAAAACCCAAGAGGTCGTATTACTCAATAG
- a CDS encoding SDR family oxidoreductase, with protein MSELNNKVAVITGAGSGIGEAIAKALSQHGVNIALAGRNEEKLQTVAQQLETETKVIPTDVTQKDSVDQMLQVVKGHYGKVDVVVNSAGQSLSSKITDYDVEQWDTMIDVNLKGTLYVLQAALPHLLNQSSGHIINIASISGFEVTKTNAVYSATKIAIHTITQALEKELARTGVKVTSVSPGMVETPMTEGNDFGGRKKLDTRDIAEAVVYALTQPSHVNVNEVTVRPV; from the coding sequence ATGTCAGAGTTAAACAATAAAGTAGCAGTAATTACAGGAGCAGGTAGTGGGATTGGAGAAGCTATCGCTAAAGCACTAAGCCAACACGGGGTTAACATTGCGCTTGCTGGAAGAAATGAAGAAAAACTACAAACCGTGGCACAACAACTTGAAACTGAAACTAAAGTCATCCCTACCGATGTCACTCAAAAAGATAGTGTTGACCAAATGCTACAGGTAGTTAAAGGACACTATGGCAAAGTCGACGTCGTTGTTAATAGTGCTGGACAAAGTTTATCATCTAAAATCACAGATTATGACGTTGAACAATGGGACACAATGATTGATGTGAATTTAAAAGGGACGCTTTATGTATTACAAGCAGCATTACCACATTTATTAAATCAATCAAGTGGACATATTATAAATATTGCTTCTATTTCTGGATTTGAAGTTACGAAGACAAATGCTGTATACAGCGCCACTAAAATAGCAATCCATACTATTACACAAGCCCTTGAAAAAGAACTCGCACGTACCGGTGTAAAAGTGACAAGTGTATCACCAGGAATGGTTGAAACACCAATGACTGAAGGTAATGACTTTGGTGGACGTAAAAAGTTAGATACACGCGACATCGCCGAAGCAGTTGTATATGCGTTAACGCAACCAAGCCATGTAAATGTTAATGAAGTGACAGTCAGACCTGTATAG
- the ppx gene encoding exopolyphosphatase — protein MEERIGLIDIGSNTIRLVIFGFTTETGLNEILNIKTPARLSQYLTEDTKMNDEGIEVLKEALRSFKKVADKFDVQELHPIATAAIRQSKNRDDIIKQIKKDLNIEIQIVPEKDEAFYGYYAISHTTDIENGISVDIGGGSTEVTLFKDKKLKEAHSFPFGVVTLKRQFFGDKDHNDKPTIKSMEKFLSEQFNQLDWLKDQEIALVGVGGSARNVARIHQSEHSYPIGGVHNYTMSLKDIDEVYDIIRKSSRDDLTNLDGLSRDRVDIILPAVSVFKTLFKKIDATQFTFSRNGIREGYVMNLIRQRHPNEFKKDNVRQDALRHLANEYNIEEDSANRRLKLAQSLLNQLLKHGNLKVSDQEKALFVEGAYIYYLGSFIDSDSSSPHTYYLIANSMINGFSHKDRVKLALLASFKNKSLLKFYVKETEWFSGKEVDTIQALGGIIKFVNALNISHTSFVEEVKLKEKKDDKYELYVYYKGEPIAEEYQANRQKKHIEKILKGKVSIFFTKS, from the coding sequence ATGGAAGAAAGAATAGGTTTAATAGACATTGGCTCAAATACGATTCGACTCGTTATTTTTGGTTTCACTACAGAAACAGGACTGAATGAAATCCTCAACATTAAGACACCTGCACGTCTTAGTCAATATTTAACAGAAGACACAAAAATGAACGATGAAGGTATTGAAGTGTTAAAAGAAGCGCTTCGTAGTTTCAAGAAAGTTGCTGACAAGTTTGATGTTCAAGAATTACATCCTATTGCGACAGCAGCAATACGTCAATCGAAAAATAGAGATGACATCATTAAGCAAATCAAAAAAGATTTGAATATTGAAATTCAAATTGTACCTGAAAAAGATGAAGCTTTCTATGGATACTATGCTATTTCACATACGACAGATATTGAAAATGGTATTTCTGTAGATATTGGTGGCGGATCTACAGAAGTGACGCTCTTCAAAGACAAGAAACTTAAAGAGGCACATAGTTTTCCATTTGGAGTAGTAACATTAAAACGTCAATTCTTTGGCGACAAAGACCATAACGATAAACCAACCATTAAAAGTATGGAAAAGTTTTTATCCGAACAGTTTAATCAACTTGATTGGTTAAAAGATCAAGAGATTGCACTCGTTGGTGTAGGTGGCTCTGCACGTAACGTTGCGCGAATACATCAATCAGAACATTCCTACCCTATTGGTGGCGTTCATAACTATACCATGTCACTTAAAGACATCGATGAAGTATATGATATCATCCGTAAAAGTTCACGAGATGATTTAACTAACCTTGATGGCCTAAGTCGAGATCGCGTAGATATTATCCTACCTGCCGTCTCAGTGTTTAAAACACTTTTCAAGAAAATTGATGCTACACAATTCACTTTCTCAAGAAACGGTATTCGTGAAGGCTATGTTATGAACTTGATACGTCAACGTCACCCTAATGAGTTTAAAAAAGATAACGTACGTCAAGATGCATTAAGACATCTTGCGAATGAGTATAACATTGAAGAAGATAGTGCGAATCGTCGATTAAAATTAGCTCAATCTTTACTGAATCAACTATTAAAACACGGTAATTTGAAAGTTTCAGATCAAGAAAAAGCTTTATTCGTCGAAGGTGCTTACATTTATTACCTTGGTAGCTTTATAGATTCAGATTCAAGTTCACCACATACCTATTACTTAATTGCGAATTCTATGATTAATGGATTTTCTCATAAAGACCGCGTGAAGCTAGCATTACTTGCAAGTTTTAAAAATAAATCATTACTTAAGTTCTATGTTAAAGAAACAGAATGGTTTAGTGGTAAGGAAGTTGATACCATTCAGGCTTTAGGAGGCATTATTAAATTTGTGAATGCGTTAAATATTTCACATACCAGCTTTGTAGAAGAGGTTAAACTTAAAGAGAAAAAGGACGATAAATATGAACTCTATGTTTACTACAAAGGAGAGCCTATTGCAGAAGAATATCAAGCCAATAGACAAAAGAAACATATCGAAAAGATTTTAAAGGGGAAAGTTTCAATCTTCTTTACAAAATCTTAA
- a CDS encoding RNA degradosome polyphosphate kinase, with product MQTQLGEKDINLPQYYNNRELSWLDFNYRVLQEAYDKNNPLLEMLNFVSIFSSNLDEFFMVRVAGLKDQVKMGYDKPENKAQMTPQEQLDAIKIKNTEYVHMQYQRYNELIEELRNYDIEMVKPDCLSETLLEKLEKEFKMRILPTLTPLGIDAYHPFPKLNNKSLNIFVDIDTEDAINSAIVQIPSLIPRFLTLNEGNKQYVVMVEDVITYFINYLFTGYEVLNTFTFRITRNADLTIHEDGAEDLLIEIERFLKERKSGSAVRLEVDGRTAQRENIEWLNEQLEVEENDVYFLNGPLDLTFLFGLVDHLSNKLKYLTYEKYTPQVPRSLGNNNIYKLALERDIFFHHPYESFEPIVDFIREAADDPNTIAIKQTLYRVSKDSPIINSLKEAAENGKQVTVLVELKARFDEENNVHWARMLEDAGCHVIYGMTHLKTHSKIALVVKRIGGELTSFVHLGTGNYNDKTAKLYTDMGIITTNQEIAEDAINFFNYLSGYSIKPEYNKLIVAPFDIRDVFIDRIDKEISNHLEYGNGKIMMKMNSLTDKAIIEKLFEASQAGVKIQLIIRGICCLKPGVPGISENIEVVSIVGRLLEHSRIYYFHNNGDERIYLSSADVMTRNMIKRVEILFPVENKTIGKRLVDYMNLQLSDNEKGRYQDENGVYHYVKNNLSPLNSQVYLMQKAIKYGQELKKQTAQPTGQPVRSKRGGSWMSRLKESFRR from the coding sequence ATGCAAACTCAATTGGGAGAAAAGGATATTAATTTACCACAGTACTATAATAACAGGGAGCTAAGTTGGTTAGATTTTAACTATAGAGTCTTACAGGAAGCTTATGATAAGAATAATCCACTACTCGAAATGCTTAATTTTGTATCTATTTTCAGTTCGAATTTAGATGAATTTTTCATGGTTCGTGTCGCTGGTTTAAAAGACCAAGTGAAAATGGGTTATGACAAACCTGAAAATAAAGCTCAAATGACGCCTCAAGAACAACTTGATGCGATTAAGATAAAGAATACAGAGTATGTTCATATGCAATATCAGCGCTACAACGAACTTATTGAAGAGTTACGTAATTATGATATTGAAATGGTTAAACCTGATTGTTTATCAGAAACGCTCTTAGAGAAACTTGAAAAAGAATTCAAAATGCGCATTCTACCTACTCTGACGCCACTAGGTATTGACGCGTATCACCCATTTCCAAAATTAAATAACAAAAGTTTAAATATTTTTGTAGATATCGATACTGAAGATGCTATTAATTCTGCAATTGTACAAATTCCATCTTTAATTCCTCGCTTTTTAACACTTAACGAAGGTAATAAACAATATGTTGTAATGGTTGAAGATGTCATTACATACTTTATCAACTACCTATTTACAGGATATGAGGTTTTAAATACATTTACTTTTAGAATTACCAGAAATGCCGATTTAACGATTCATGAAGACGGTGCTGAAGACTTACTGATTGAAATTGAACGCTTCTTAAAAGAACGTAAAAGTGGTTCAGCCGTACGTTTAGAAGTCGATGGACGTACAGCTCAAAGAGAGAATATCGAATGGCTTAATGAACAATTAGAAGTAGAAGAAAATGACGTATACTTCTTAAATGGTCCCTTAGATTTAACATTTTTATTCGGCTTAGTTGACCATCTTTCAAATAAACTTAAATATCTTACTTATGAGAAATACACGCCACAAGTACCTAGATCATTAGGGAACAATAATATTTATAAATTAGCTTTAGAAAGAGATATTTTCTTCCATCATCCTTATGAATCATTTGAGCCTATCGTTGATTTTATTCGTGAAGCAGCTGACGATCCAAATACCATTGCGATTAAACAGACGCTTTACCGTGTGAGTAAAGACTCGCCAATCATCAATAGTCTGAAAGAAGCCGCTGAAAATGGTAAGCAAGTTACAGTGCTTGTGGAACTAAAAGCTCGTTTCGATGAAGAGAATAACGTTCATTGGGCACGTATGCTTGAAGATGCAGGTTGTCACGTGATTTATGGTATGACGCACCTTAAGACACATAGTAAAATAGCGCTAGTAGTTAAACGTATTGGTGGCGAATTAACATCGTTTGTACACCTTGGTACTGGTAACTATAATGACAAAACAGCCAAACTTTATACAGATATGGGAATCATTACTACAAATCAGGAAATTGCAGAGGATGCGATTAACTTCTTTAATTATTTAAGTGGTTACTCTATCAAACCAGAATATAACAAACTGATCGTAGCGCCATTTGATATTCGTGATGTCTTTATCGATCGCATAGATAAGGAAATCAGTAATCACTTAGAATATGGAAACGGTAAGATTATGATGAAGATGAATTCTCTTACCGATAAAGCTATTATTGAAAAGCTCTTTGAAGCCTCTCAAGCTGGTGTTAAAATTCAGCTTATTATCCGTGGTATCTGTTGTCTCAAACCTGGTGTTCCTGGAATTAGCGAAAATATTGAAGTAGTAAGTATTGTTGGACGTTTACTTGAACACTCTCGTATTTACTACTTCCATAATAATGGCGACGAACGTATTTATTTATCTTCAGCAGATGTTATGACACGTAACATGATTAAACGTGTTGAAATCTTGTTCCCTGTTGAAAATAAAACCATTGGTAAGCGTTTAGTCGATTACATGAACTTACAACTTTCAGATAATGAAAAAGGACGTTACCAAGATGAAAATGGTGTGTATCACTATGTTAAAAACAACTTGTCACCATTAAATTCTCAAGTATACTTAATGCAAAAAGCAATCAAATATGGACAAGAGCTCAAGAAACAAACTGCACAGCCGACAGGTCAACCCGTTCGTTCAAAACGTGGTGGTAGTTGGATGAGTAGATTGAAAGAATCGTTTAGAAGATAA
- a CDS encoding acetylornithine deacetylase, which translates to MNQRQFEILNMLVEFNTESPPGRNTDPLQNEIELLLRDLGFSIQREHLYDNDSIIVATLKGEDPEAPKLILNGHVDVASVDDDQYWQYPPFKLTEVDGWLYGRGVSDMKGGMSSLFYVLERLNQEGHRPKGDIIVQSVVGEEVGEAGTKRACEIGPRGDLALVLDTSENQALGQGGVITGWITVKSKNTIHDGARSQMIHAGGGLFGASAIEKMTKVIQALNELESHWAVMKKSPSMPPGANTINPAVIEGGRHPAFIADECRLWITVHYLPNERYEDVVEEIEDYLNRVAEADVWMRENPLEFEWGGASMIEDKGEIFPSFTVPIEHPGFKQLEDAHQHVHGSALRHGMSTTVTDGGWIAHFDIPTILYGPGSLEEAHSVDEKVEKRELEQYSEVLYEFLKHWYEHPEK; encoded by the coding sequence ATGAATCAACGTCAATTCGAGATTTTAAACATGCTTGTTGAATTTAACACGGAGAGTCCTCCAGGAAGAAATACAGACCCATTACAAAATGAAATTGAATTATTATTAAGAGATTTAGGTTTCTCTATTCAGCGGGAACACCTTTATGACAATGATAGTATCATTGTGGCCACTTTAAAGGGTGAAGACCCTGAAGCACCCAAGTTAATATTAAATGGCCATGTTGATGTCGCGTCTGTAGATGATGATCAATATTGGCAATATCCTCCATTCAAGTTAACAGAAGTGGACGGATGGTTATACGGCCGAGGTGTCAGTGATATGAAAGGCGGTATGTCATCCTTATTTTATGTTTTGGAAAGGTTAAATCAAGAAGGGCATCGTCCTAAAGGTGACATTATCGTACAATCAGTTGTAGGTGAAGAAGTTGGAGAAGCAGGTACGAAACGTGCATGTGAGATAGGCCCTAGAGGGGATTTAGCCTTAGTATTAGATACGAGTGAAAATCAAGCTTTAGGACAAGGTGGCGTTATCACAGGTTGGATTACTGTTAAAAGTAAAAATACGATACATGATGGCGCCCGTAGTCAGATGATTCATGCGGGTGGTGGTTTATTTGGTGCAAGTGCGATTGAAAAGATGACAAAGGTCATTCAAGCATTAAATGAACTTGAATCTCATTGGGCAGTGATGAAAAAGAGTCCAAGCATGCCACCAGGTGCGAATACGATTAATCCAGCAGTGATAGAAGGCGGTCGCCATCCAGCTTTTATTGCAGATGAATGCCGATTATGGATTACCGTACATTATTTACCTAATGAGCGATATGAAGATGTTGTTGAAGAAATTGAAGATTACTTAAATCGCGTGGCTGAAGCGGATGTTTGGATGAGAGAGAATCCACTTGAGTTTGAGTGGGGTGGAGCATCTATGATTGAAGACAAGGGAGAAATCTTCCCAAGTTTTACAGTTCCGATAGAACATCCAGGATTTAAACAACTAGAAGATGCACATCAACATGTGCATGGCAGTGCGTTAAGACATGGCATGAGTACGACTGTAACAGATGGTGGTTGGATTGCGCATTTCGATATTCCAACTATATTATATGGTCCAGGTAGTCTAGAAGAGGCACATAGTGTTGATGAAAAGGTTGAGAAACGTGAATTAGAGCAGTATAGCGAAGTGTTATATGAGTTTCTGAAACATTGGTATGAGCACCCTGAGAAGTAA